The following are from one region of the Silene latifolia isolate original U9 population chromosome 9, ASM4854445v1, whole genome shotgun sequence genome:
- the LOC141601462 gene encoding uncharacterized protein LOC141601462, translating to MTLGDYFPKSYLTKVSVNTVSSVVIEEDRDEDAANKESPSELDKDAKIDAILDALPSRMGWQQMFRLPEEMRQQLSLAILQPDAYADKLKAAGEPADQSKKCVACNAALAFTNEDLLLGSKLHNRPLFVSGYIREKKVGRILVDGGSAVNIMPKVTMEELGISVKERAKSHLMIQGFNLGGQRAIGMIRVELAMGDMSSTTLFHVIDAKTSYKLLLGRPWLHENGVVASTLHQCLKYYRDGERKINGDVKPFSTVESYFADARFYEEVTPSEILPSTILSTRTKVPKKVDDIKIPAAKELMVVEHRESVLIKTNQTNVNSSTKKVTPTMPKATPIFKYVRKSKRKNGQAPFTEYTPREEASTSTRTINEDNLQTLKEKVIIPVTRTDCLVASKQPLSGFTKALMKEDQALTEESTKGRFDPNAYKLMSKSGYDFENPTPLGKVIEVTPYGLNQKQKKLHQQGNKLEVGRAGIGFSHPEPIRISARRKEKQVSSQYIVAELAESEGDNTEILPRRSVFDRLGQPISTPRSSVFNILGEREENICVHLASGSQQQRPNASVFTRIGGKDVKKSVFSRIDSSKVQKRRRLKHKKSLKTKVAVDLSKTHSVIPLRMKRHLEVEITMDGSLKTKGRTIVFTNPQKESSHKRIAQDIVASNHMTAQECQDSDDEIEAGETLKTLEDGVQATVDDLEEINLGTSEKPRPVFVSALLTEQEKTKYVNLLSEYKDVFTWSYKKVPGLSPKIAVHRLAIRKGVSPKKRPRRRFRSEMLPEIETKVNKLINAGFKREVKYPTWIANIVPVRKKNGQLRICVDFRDLNDACPKDDFPLPVTEIMIDATTGHEALSFMDCTYGYNQIQMAPKDEEATAF from the coding sequence ATGACATTAGGAGACTATTTCCCTAAGTCCTACCTTACTAAAGTTTCGGTGAACACCGTGTCTTCTGTCGTTATCGAGGAAGATCGTGATGAAGATGCCGCGAATAAAGAATCCCCATCAGAGTTGGACAAGGATGCGAAGATTGATGCAATACTGGATGCGTTACCTTCACGCATGGGATGGCAACAAATGTTTCGCTTGCCTGAAGAGATGCGTCAACAATTGTCTTTAGCGATTCTTCAACCCGACGCGTATGCTGATAAGCTTAAAGCTGCAGGAGAGCCGGCAGATCAATCGAAGAAATGTGTTGCTTGCAATGCCGCTCTCGCATTTACCAATGAAGATCTGTTACTGGGATCAAAGTTGCACAATCGTCCTTTGTTTGTGTCAGGATACATTCGAGAAAAGAAGGTGGGCCGTATATTGGTGGACGGAGGCTCAGCCGTCAACATAATGCCGAAAGTCACTATGGAAGAGCTTGGAATTTCTGTAAAAGAACGCGCCAAAAGTCATTTGATGATTCAAGGCTTCAATCTCGGTGGGCAAAGAGCAATTGGCATGATTCGCGTCGAACTCGCGATGGGAGATATGTCGTCCACCACGCTTTTTCATGTGATCGACGCCAAAACGTCGTACAAGTTGTTGCTTGGTCGACCTTGGCTTCACGAAAACGGTGTCGTGGCGTCCACTCTACATCAATGCCTGAAATATTATAGAGATGGCGAAAGGAAGATAAATGGTGATGTGAAGCCCTTTTCAACGGTGGAGTCTTATTTTGCTGATGCACGATTCTACGAAGAGGTGACGCCAAGCGAGATATTGCCTTCAACAATCCTTTCAACAAGGACCAAAGTTCCGAAGAAGGTTGACGACATCAAAATTCCAGCCGCAAAAGAATTGATGGTGGTCGAACATCGTGAAAGCGTCTTGATAAAGACCAATCAAACAAATGTGAATTCTTCTACGAAGAAAGTTACTCCAACCATGCCGAAAGCAACGCCAATCTTTAAGTACGTGCGGAAATCAAAACGTAAAAATGGACAGGCGCCTTTCACAGAGTATACACCGCGAGAAGAGGCATCTACGTCAACTAGAACAATCAATGAAGACAATCTTCAAACTTTGAAGGAGAAGGTCATTATTCCGGTTACACGAACAGATTGCCTTGTGGCGAGTAAACAACCGTTGTCCGGATTCACGAAAGCCTTAATGAAAGAGGATCAAGCACTTACCGAAGAGTCAACCAAGGGACGATTCGATCCAAATGCTTACAAGCTCATGTCGAAGTCAGGATATGATTTTGAAAATCCAACTCCATTAGGGAAAGTGATTGAAGTTACCCCGTATGGTCTGAATCAAAAGCAAAAGAAATTGCATCAACAAGGGAACAAGCTTGAAGTCGGAAGGGCTGGTATCGGATTTTCACATCCTGAGCCCATTAGAATTTCTGCACGACGTAAAGAGAAGCAAGTGTCGTCACAATATATTGTGGCAGAACTGGCAGAAAGTGAAGGCGATAATACGGAAATATTGCCACGAAGGTCTGTTTTCGACAGGTTAGGACAACCAATTTCTACGCCTCGCTCTTCCGTGTTCAACATATTGGGAGAAAGGGAAGAAAACATCTGTGTGCATTTAGCGTCAGGTTCTCAACAGCAAAGGCCAAATGCGTCAGTGTTCACTCGCATTGGAGGAAAAGATGTAAAGAAATCAGTCTTCAGTCGCATCGATAGCTCAAAGGTACAAAAGAGACGTCGACTAAAGCATAAGAAGTCCTTGAAGACAAAAGTTGCAGTCGACCTCAGCAAAACCCATAGTGTCATTCCCTTGCGAATGAAACGTCATCTTGAAGTAGAAATAACTATGGATGGGTCGCTGAAAACAAAAGGACGCACCATCGTTTTCACAAATCCACAGAAGGAGTCGAGTCATAAAAGAATCGCTCAGGACATTGTTGCGTCCAACCATATGACGGCACAAGAGTGTCAAGATTCAGATGATGAGATAGAAGCTGGTGAAACTCTTAAAACTCTCGAAGATGGTGTCCAAGCAACGGTTGACGACTTAGAAGAAATCAACCTAGGCACAAGTGAAAAGCCACGACCCGTCTTTGTAAGCGCCCTTCTAACGGAGCAAGAGAAAACAAAGTATGTCAATCTTCTCTCTGAATATAAAGATGTATTCACCTGGAGCTACAAAAAAGTGCCTGGCCTAAGTCCGAAGATCGCAGTTCATCGACTTGCCATAAGGAAAGGCGTTTCTCCAAAGAAGCGGCCACGAAGACGATTTCGGTCAGAAATGTTGCCAGAAATTGAAACAAAAGTAAATAAATTGATCAATGCAGGCTTCAAAAGAGAAGTCAAGTACCCCACGTGGATTGCTAACATTGTCCCCGTGAGAAAGAAGAATGGGCAGCTTCGTATTTGTGTCGACTTTCGAGACTTGAATGATGCTTGCCCAAAAGACGATTTTCCACTTCCTGTCACAGAGATCATGATCGATGCTACAACAGGACATGAAGCGTTGTCCTTCATGGATTGCACTTATGGGTATAATCAAATCCAAATGGCGCCAAAAGATGAAGAAGCCACTGCGTTTTGA
- the LOC141601461 gene encoding uncharacterized protein LOC141601461 has translation MGALCAQENEDGKERALYYLSPTLVGAELKYSPVEKMCLALIFAIQKLRHYFQAHTVHVISKVDPIKYILSRSVLSGRLAKWAVLLKQYDIVYVPQKAVKGQALADFLADHPVSGEWSFSDELPGEEVFYIDVLPSWQMYFDGAARQDGAGAGVVFLSPEKHLVPYSFILPELCTNNAAEYQALIIGVQMALEMGCKDLDICGDSKLIINQLLGEYEVKEDSLVPYHKLASRLLQKFDSFFLDHVPRSANKMADALANLAATLALGASVPTTVPICKRWVVLPEAEDDDSTEDVNAISVHVVDKEDWRQPIIDYLEH, from the coding sequence ATGGGGGCATTGTGTGCCCAAGAGAATGAGGACGGTAAAGAAAGAGCCTTGTACTATCTGAGTCCCACACTCGTTGGGGCCGAACTAAAATATTCGCCCGTCGAGAAGATGTGTTTAGCTCTTATCTTCGCCATCCAAAAGTTGCGTCACTACTTTCAAGCTCACACCGTGCACGTAATTTCCAAAGTCGATCCGATCAAATACATTTTGTCAaggtcagtgctctcgggacgacTCGCCAAATGGGCCGTGCTCTTGAAGCAGTATGACATAGTCTATGTGCCACAGAAAGCTGTTAAGGGACAAGCATTAGCGGATTTCTTAGCGGATCATCCAGTTTCGGGAGAATGGAGCTTCTCCGATGAACTCCCTGGAGAAGAAGTCTTCTACATCGATGTGCTCCCTTCTTGGCAGATGTACTTTGATGGAGCCGCTCGTCAGGATGGAGCAGGAGCCGGAGTCGTGTTCCTTTCGCCAGAAAAACACCTCGTGCCATATTCATTCATACTTCCGGAATTGTGCACAAATAATGCCGCTGAATATCAAGCTTTGATCATAGGCGTACAAATGGCTCTTGAAATGGGATGCAAAGATCTTGACATCTGTGGTGATTCCAAGTTGATAATTAATCAATTGCTCGGTGAATACGAGGTGAAAGAGGATAGTCTTGTGCCATATCACAAACTAGCTTCCCGCTTATTGCAAAAATTTGATTCGTTCTTCCTAGATCACGTACCAAGGAGTGCCAATAAGATGGCTGACGCTCTCGCAAATCTCGCAGCCACTTTGGCACTGGGGGCAAGTGTTCCTACTACAGTTCCAATTTGTAAAAGATGGGTTGTGCTACCAGAAGCAGAAGATGACGATTCGACGGAAGATGTAAATGCGATTTCTGTTCATGTCGTCGACAAAGAAGATTGGCGACAACCAATCATTGACTACTTGGAGCATTAA
- the LOC141600000 gene encoding large ribosomal subunit protein eL6-like, whose translation MAKARSTPRNPDLVRGIGKYTRSQMYHKRGLWAIKAKNGGVFPTHAPKPAAPSPAEKPPKFYPADDIKKPLINKRKPKPTKLRASVTPGTVLIVLAGRFKGKRVVFLKQLSSGLLLVTGPFKINGVPLRRVNQAYVIATSTKVDLSGVDVQSIDDKFFSKPAEKKKKKGGGEFFEAEKEEKEVVPQEKKDAQKAVDGPLTKNLEAVPELKAYLGARFSLKSGMKPHELVF comes from the exons ATGGCGAAAGCAAGAAGCACACCAAGAAACCCAGATCTGGTAAGAGGGATAGGTAAGTACACAAGATCACAGATGTATCATAAGAGAGGTCTTTGGGCAATCAAAGCCAAAAACGGCGGCGTATTCCCTACACACGCTCCTAAGCCTGCTGCACCATCTCCTGCTGAAAAGCCTCCTAAGTTCTACCCTGCTGATGATATCAAGAAACCTCTCATCAACAAGCGTAAACCCAAACCCACCAAACTCAG GGCGAGTGTGACGCCAGGAACAGTGCTGATAGTGTTGGCAGGAAGGTTTAAGGGAAAGCGTGTTGTTTTCTTGAAGCAGCTTTCTTCTGGATTACTTCTTGTTACTG GTCCCTTCAAGATCAATGGTGTTCCTCTTAGAAGGGTCAACCAAGCTTATGTGATCGCAACTTCAACCAAAGTCGATCTCTCTGGAGTTGATGTACAAAGTATTGATGACAAATTCTTCTCAAAGCCAgctgagaagaagaagaagaagggtgGAGGAGAGTTCTTTGAAGCAGAGAAAGAG GAGAAGGAGGTTGTCCCTCAAGAAAAGAAAGACGCTCAAAAGGCTGTTGATGGACCATTGACCAAGAATCTTGAGGCGGTTCCTGAATTGAAGGCGTACTTGGGAGCGAGGTTTTCATTGAAGTCTGGCATGAAGCCTCATGAGCTCGTATTTTGA